AGCGAAAAGCATCGCTTCATCGTACACTTCCTCGAATGTTCCATCATTCTCGACGATGTTCAGCTGAGCAAGGCAACACGGTATTGCCCTGATCGACCGATTCTGGTCATCTGCCTTACTGATAACCAGGTGAAAGCGAGGGCGACCATTCCGAAGGCGTTCGTTAGCGATCGCTTCACCGCAGAACGGTGGCTAGCGCAAGTGGCGCACGAATTCCGGGCACAAACTGCTGCGCCGAAGGGTCAGAATCCGGCAGAAGTTTGCAATATGAAGGCGCGCAAGGTGACGATGTCGCACTTTGAGACGATGCTCGAAAATGCCTTGCGTGAGGCAAAGCGTTACGCGGAGGAAAACTTCCATCAAACGGTCCAAAGCCCGATACAGTTGAAGGAATAaatggtggtcgtcgtcgagtcCGACGAGTTGTTTTGTTAAGTATTGTATACATGGTTGTTGATAATTCcgatcgtttgatttttgtctTACTGCATGATGATAAGAATTAGGTGCTTTACTTTTGGTTTTGGGTCTCACCTTGCCTATCGATTGGGTGAAAcagtttaattttccattctaAACAACTAGCTTACCGGGTTTCGTTCACTTAGCTtaacagacacacaccgacacTTTGGAGCTCGTAGCAAATTTGCCTTCTGGCGGTTTACGCTTTAGCACCTGCCGCTTTTTCACGGGCCTTCTTGCCTTCAGTTAGCGATAGTCGCTCTTTTTCGGAGAGCGGCGTCAGTAGCTTCGTGACGACACCCGTACCGAGCGTAATGTGACCGTCGCGGAGGGTAAATCGCTGACCCTGTTCCAGCACCATAGGTCTCATCAGTCGCAACTGCAGCTTAGCATCTTCGCCGGGCATCACCATGTCCTTACCAGGAATGATCACCTGCGTCGCACAGTCCCAAGTGCGGGAAAACATTTGCAACTGGATAAAGCTGGTGAATGGTCTGTGGCGGCCACCCTCATCCTTGCTGAGAATGTACACCTGCGCCTCGAAGTTATCGTTTGCCTTCATCGTACCCGGCTTGCACATGACCATGCCACGCTTGATGTCATCGCGTTTAATTCCTCTCACCAGTGCTCCGAGCTGATCACCCGCATGTGCTTCTTCAAGAATTTTGTGGAACATCTCGACTCCGGTGATGGTGGATTTAATAACCTGTAAAACATTGTCGAATCAGGTGTCTGATTGAATTCGTAGCTCTCGTTTAAGTACCTTATTGTAGCCAACAAATTCACATTCTTGACCCTTCTTCACCGTTCCACGCTCCAAACGTCCAGTCACTACCGTACCACGGCCAGGAATACTGTGCACAGATTCAACCGGCAACAGGAATGGTTTGTCCAACTCGCGTACCGGTGTCGGAACGTATTTGTCAACCTCCTCAAGCAGCTTCATCACTGCGTTGGCTCCGATTTCTGGTTCGCGCCCTTCGAGCGCACACAGGGCCGAACCCTTAATCACCGGTACATTATCACCGTCGAAGCCCATCTCCGACATTAGCTCACGGATTTCCATCTCAACCAGGTCCACCATCTCCTGATCGGCTGCGTCCACCTTGTTGATGAAAACCACAATGTAGTTGACACCAATTTGTTTCGCTAGCAGCAAATGCTCCCGGGTTTGCGGCATAGCGCCGTCCGttgcggccaccaccagaatCGCACCGTCCATCTGCGCCGTGCCGGTGATCATGTTTTTGATGTAATCGGCGTGGCCGGGACAGTCGGTGTGACCGTAGTGACGGCTTTCCGTTTGGTACTCGATGTGGGCCACATTGATCGTGATACCGCGGGCCTTCTCCTCCGGTGCGTTGTCGATATCGGAATACTTTTTGCTTTCGGCCAGATCCTTATCGGCCAGCACCTTCGTAATTGCGGCCGTCAGCGTCGTTTTTCCGTGATCGACGTGACCGATCGTTCCGACGTTGCAGTGTGGTTTGTCGCGCTTGAACACCTCCTTTTCGGCGTAAAATCTTACCGGAATGGCATGCGATTGAAGCACCGCCGCACCGTTACGTGCAATGTGCAGTCCACTGCCTACGGACAGGATCTGGGCGACCGTCTTCCTCGCGACTGCACCATCCCggccgaagcataaaaacgatACAAGGCAATGAAAGTAACCTCACTTCTCATGCGGTGGTGTATACCCTTCAACAAACTTACTCGGGCTCAGTACGGCTCGCAGGGCCAGATAGGTCGACATGGTGTACGACGAGAAGAACAAAGCGGACAGCTTTTTTGAACAAACTTTTTCAAAGTAACAATACCCGGCGCGGAACAGTAAACTGGTTTTGGAGataaaattttcactttcttgcGCAAGAACACTCTCGCCGATTTTGACGTATTGACTGTCAGATCTCGCGTGTGACGGAAGCGCGGTGACCAGAAATTGGAGCTAGTGCCAGACAAGCCAGTATCGCAAAATGTGTTCGTGAATGCTCAGAAGAGCacaaatttctttttgttttcagaCTTTGTGGGAAAATTTCCAAATGATGAGGCAAATGTCGGATCTAAATTGTTAATTTAATGCAACATTTCAACCGAGAATCGtgccttgttttgtttgccaatttcCAACAAAAGAAGCGTATCTGgaaggccacacgaagcgtaaaattaatttgtaacgtcaaaacgtttacgcctcggccgaaacgtttacgggtcggccgaccgcgaatccgaccgtaaacattgttagcaaacgctttgtttacaaacagaggataatataagttcaTATTTtctggtatagcaacaaaatcgaaaaaaaagaaaaaatgatgTAAgcttgttgttattgttatcgTTTTGTCTGCttattgttttcaaaaggCCCTATTGGCATACACTTGTTCCATTACTCAGTCTTTGGCTGCGATCGTGGCCGGTCAGCTGTTCGTGTGCGACTCACGAGCTACCTAAGCTGGAACGGATTCAGCTCGGACGCCATCATTGGACTGTAATCCTGGCAATATACAATGAATCCGCAACCCCTGCGAAGCACGTCATTGCAAATCTGCGATCAGCCTGGATACATACCCACAGTCGATACCAGTCGATAATTCCAGCTTGCAATCACATTGTAGCTGTGCCAACAATGCCAGGTGGATTTGAAGGTCGAGTTTGCTAAAATCAAAAAGAGTTTTGAGTACATAACGTTCCGTTTGAAGCCGTTAACGAACAATCTATGCTGTGAGTTTTCAAATGCGTTCTGACATTTCACGATACATTTCTGATgcaacgctctctctctctctctctctttctactGCTTGTGCTCATTGCGTTGTCCGTCTATCTGGGCGGCCACATGAAACGTAAATCGGAGGTAAAAacgccaaaccgtttacgcttccTGAGgccggtttaaaatataaaaccgaaatgtcaaacttgcttacattcgtgtttttgttcgtagaaaacagaaatcgaagagaaataaattgatttctgaa
The nucleotide sequence above comes from Anopheles bellator chromosome 1, idAnoBellAS_SP24_06.2, whole genome shotgun sequence. Encoded proteins:
- the LOC131205601 gene encoding elongation factor Tu, mitochondrial — protein: MSTYLALRAVLSPIARKTVAQILSVGSGLHIARNGAAVLQSHAIPVRFYAEKEVFKRDKPHCNVGTIGHVDHGKTTLTAAITKVLADKDLAESKKYSDIDNAPEEKARGITINVAHIEYQTESRHYGHTDCPGHADYIKNMITGTAQMDGAILVVAATDGAMPQTREHLLLAKQIGVNYIVVFINKVDAADQEMVDLVEMEIRELMSEMGFDGDNVPVIKGSALCALEGREPEIGANAVMKLLEEVDKYVPTPVRELDKPFLLPVESVHSIPGRGTVVTGRLERGTVKKGQECEFVGYNKVIKSTITGVEMFHKILEEAHAGDQLGALVRGIKRDDIKRGMVMCKPGTMKANDNFEAQVYILSKDEGGRHRPFTSFIQLQMFSRTWDCATQVIIPGKDMVMPGEDAKLQLRLMRPMVLEQGQRFTLRDGHITLGTGVVTKLLTPLSEKERLSLTEGKKAREKAAGAKA